GTCGCTAAGATCTTGTTAAGTCTTTTGTATTATAGAATGCATATAGTAACTGGGCACGAGTCAGTATATATTGGATttccatttttatgtttttttttattgtttgttttaccAGAGGAATAAAAATGAGTCAGAACATGTATTATTGAATTTATAGTACACCTGTTGAGTgttttcatttaagttaaatgctTTTCCAACTACAAAAGACCTTTACACCTAATTATTCCATAACATTCACAAGTTAGTTGTGAATGATGATCAATTAAATATATCACAGCTACTTACAATATATTATTCATGATATTGAAATCACCAGGTTTGTAAATCTATAGTGTTTTGGTTAATATTGAACACGTTTTAGCTGGCTAATGAAGTGCCAGAGACGAATGATTGTTATTCTAATCAGGCACTTTAGGCCAGCTAAATTGATACCTTCAGCAATCTTTGCACACGCACctgtacattttcaattttctcGGCGAGCTCTTCAATAAAATCTCACCCCATCATCAACCTAAGGTAAGCAAAGAGCATCGTTCACAATTACATCTTTGTGAACAAAGGATGACTTGCCTAAAATgaatatacaaatttaaaaaatggactcaCTGGTGCCAAACTGTTCCCAATTAAAGGATTTGGGGAGTCAACGTCTATTCAGACACGATGCGTTCGCCACAAGTTGTCTTAGTTGTCGTAGAAGACCTCATATGTAATTGTAGCACATTTGTTACATATCTTTTTAACTATACATTTTATCATTTGTCACCATAGAAAGGCGCCCATGCGTTTGCTAACTATAAGCGCGTGTGATCATTTGTATGTGAGCATGCAATGAATTTCCACTAACTACAACGTGTACATTTGAGGATGTAATTGTAACTATATTCGAATTAAACCGTGCTCATAAAATATGAATGCCGTTTACCAGTGGATTTTGATGAAGCAAGAAGTGTTCCCCAAGTCGTATTTTGGTCGCGCATGAATAACGAAGGCCTCAGatcttgctaaaaaaaaagttcaagtttGTCCGATCCGATCCGTGTATTCAACTTGTATCGGAATCCTTCACTATAATCGCtttgtgtcactatcctcggacaggcatgttggaaaacaccgttgatgtgtgtggtgctcacacttagaaaaatttctggagctcgggaactcagcgggggcttcagcaacccatatccgctcatgtgagcctatcctcggataggctcggggaaaacccccgccgaagtgtgtggtgctcacacttagaaaaatttctggagctcagaaattcagcggtgCATTTGGCTCTGCTGTTAGACTCGTCGGTATAAGAAAATACTCAACTAAATAGTACACAATGTATATTCATCGATATACTGTCATCCGTAAATTGCACGTGTAAATGAAACCAGTTTATAATATTGAGAAACTTCACTTATTTCTGTTCCAAAAAGTTGAGAATTCAAATTATTTGATAGAAGCATTGTATGAGATAAAAACCCCAATATTTTCCAGACAAACCTCCAATAAATTGCAGCATAAAATGTAGAAAATCTTAAATCGTTTGGATCTAGAATCAAAGCAAGGAACTGGAAATCCAGTCATTGCAAGATGATAAACTTGCTTGGTACTATTTTGCACAGTCTGGTCATGTTTTCCTGTCCTGCTCTAAATGTCTCCAGGCAAGATGAACCACGACAGCATGTTGGAAAAGCTGAGGAAGAATATCCACTCTTTACTCATTTCCTCTGGAGTGGATATGGACGCTGACATGTTAAGAAGAGACTACGAAACTATGATTGGCCATCCTCTGCCTCTGAAACCTCTGGGCTTCCGAAATGTCATGGACATGGTATATGAGATGCCTGATGTGGTGTCAGTTCATTTGAAAGAGGATGGGAGGACAATATTGAAAGGTAAATAAGAGTTGGAAAGTCCGTATTTACTGTTTGTACgtgtgaatattttgaaggctaTCTTTCTGTTGGCAGCTGTTGGCCACGAGTCCACGCGGCATATTGAGAAGCTGGTATCAAAGCAGCGTACATCCGTTGCAGGCAACAGACGGAAATTCCGCAACAGTCACCAGTCAAAAGTGGTTCCTCCCAGGCGAGGTGCTGCTCCTCTGGCGATTCCTCCCCAGTTTAGGGCACAGCTACGCCTCCTCCTCTCACAGGTATAACCACAGCAAACTAAATTACGTAACATTTAAACTCTTAAATTCACGGTATCAGGCCACAAATAATGAAGTATGTCCAGACATTTATTCGAAATACTGTTCTAGGGTCCTTTACGGTTATCAGAACTAGAGACCAGCTTTCGTCAACGCTTTGGATCCATGTTGCTTGTGCATGATTTGGGATTCCACTCTATTGGAGAGATGCTGGAAGCTGCTACAGATCTAGTCACGATTCAACAGGGCAGATATGGCTCCATTCTGACTCTACGAGAGCAAATGATGCCCAGACCATTTAACATGCAGCAGAGCCACAGGGCAGTACCGACCACAATGAATGCAAGTGTGGAGATCCCAAGAAAATTCCAAGGTATAAAATATATTCTTGGAAATATTGCTCATCTCTTtgttttgccattgacagcaatcatTTGCATTGAAGATTATTTTACTTGCCCTTagagcagtggtctcaaaccggtcctcaaagggccgcagtgggtacaggttttcattccaactcaacaagaagataccttttgcaagtgtaatcagttaattatttgattgcagccaggtgctacttattttagaagacacctgattggttaaaatatcggcactggatcggttggaacaaaaaccaggacccactgcggcccttggcGGAATCAGTTTGAGACACCGGCCTTAGAGGGTAGTGTCTAACTTAGGGAGTTAAATAAGAGCACAGAGACGGTTTAACAGTGCAAATAATGTTGACTAGCCACCATAAAATCACGGTCCCTACATTGCGGATATTCACCTATTGCGGCAGGTCTTCAGACCTATTAAACGCGATAAACTAAGTATTAGGAGATATATGTAATCGAGACCTGGTGCTTTAATCATTGTTCAGACTAGAAATCAAAATCTGATTTTTAGCCCATCCAGATTGAAACTTAAAGGCTCTTTTGTAGTTCGAATAGTCACAAAAATCAGAGACCACATACGGAAGGTAGTTTCATATCTGATATGGACAAGATGCCTCTCCCTCTGAACAGCTCCGACACTACACTGGACGATGccttattttcccccccaaaaaatacaccTCTGTTTTCCTCTTTTGGATCAGTAGCCGCTGGAAGTTCTGGCAATGAATGTTCATCAGAATTCAATGATAATCTGCAATTGACAGACAGGAATCCGGAACCTCAAGCTCTGCTTTGCCCTAAAGGCCAACACTTCCATGAGAGATCCCTAAAGGTCTGTTTCTGAATCAATCGTGAGTTAGAATGTGCGTGaggatttctgatggatgttttgctaattatgttttttttcattgttataAGCGGCAAGAACAGTTCCGTCTGAAGATTGTTGAAAATGGACTTGCTGCCGCCATTTGTCACAAGTTTAAAGAGAAACTGCTCAAGGTCAGACAACATTCTTGATGCCAAACATTTGTACACTTGGCTAATCACTATaacatcaaaatattatatacaaACCCAAAATGGttgatatttgtattaattaattgataaatacaacattttgaGATGTATAACTTAGACTTCATtaacaatgaaaataaacaagATTATCCCTTTCCAAAATGGCATAAACTTACCGTTATGGTATGTAGCTTCGATATGAGTTATGTACTACCAGTGATTGATCACGCAAGCAGCACAGATTACCACTTTTAACTTGGCCAAATATATGAAAATTTCACAGATAAATAGTAAGTTTTATGGTTTCTCAGTGATTGTATTAAATTGGTTTCTTACTGTTTAACCTAGTGACAGAAGGAATAAGAGATGAAAATTAAATTCGATTTATTAAAGGGTAAACATCATATGGATGTCATCTTAGGTTTGTTAAATGAGCAGTAAAtaatgtatgaaaaaaatacatatagacCTCCTTTCTGAGATTTCAATTCTGTGTACGTGGAAAGTATGTACTATTTGACTTTACTGTATATTTCTTTGTTAAATGTGAAGTCttgtatgaatttttttttgctgtcaggTCATCAGTCAAAGTAGCTGTGAAATATCAGTCTCCAATCTCTCGGAAGAGTACAAAGTAAGATAATAGTTTACCAGTGCATACGAACATGTTTGAAAAATCCATTAAGTTGTGCGTATCCAAGATTTTCATCCCAACCAGTAAATTTCAATcgtttgcatgtttttaagtAGAATAGCGCTGTCCATTTTGGAATTGTCTTAAATATATTCACAGAGGTTCTGGGATGAGGAGTTACCACTGAAAAAAAACGGCTACGTCAGTGTCACTGAGCTGGTTGACTCCATCAGTGACATTGTCGATATACGATGCGTAGACGAGGACGGTAAACTCAATTGGACCGTTAACAACATTCAGGTCTCTGCCCCATTACACTCAGGTAGGTTAGTTATTGGGCAGTTGCAATTTTTTCTACTTGAATATTTAATTTTGGTTCATGCTGGGagtaagaaaaacacatttgtttaaatttgaaGATGATCCCGTTGCAAACCAGCCGGAGACTGGTTTTTCCACTACAGAGTCTCTTTGGGAATGTGGAAGTGACGATGGGCACAGCGAATCACAGGATGAGAATAAAGATGACGAACAATTGACAATGGCGCATCAGGTGAAGCAAGAAGAGGTAAATGTTACCTTTTCAAAGTGCTttataaattttattttatttataccaTTTGATTAAAAGTATATTTAGTGATATCCTGGTCACTGATGGGATAGTGGTATGTTCGCGTGACTGGCATAGGATCAAATCCCACTCAGAAGCAGTGTAATTGTGGGTAAGAATGGTTGTGTCTAATCCACAACTGACTGGGGACCAGTTTCGGCTGTAGACCTCCTTTTGTCCGCGCTCAGCTgagataggatccagcacccccatgtcCCGAAAGATTGTTAAAATGTTGGCTGTGACAAATGTGCAtgctagaaaaaaatatgaaataaatttaGAAAATTTCTCCTTTCTGTAATTTGCTACAAATGTGTTTGTGTCTTTATTCAGATATTTGAACTGTGCGCATCTATCTCCGTGTGTCACACCACCGTGCCTCTGGACGCTCTGCAGAATCAACATCTTAAACGGCCGACAACACATGATGCTTTTGAGGTGTCACCAGTCCGAGTGGTACACGTGGAGTCCCCAGCACTCTTCTACATCGCCTTCATCGAAGGCTGGGAGACCCGAACATTTGAGAACATGAAGGTAGAGATGAGGTAAGATCATGTTAGTGACAGATTCCATTTTCCCATTTGCAGAATTTGATGTGTGCACCAATCTTGTCTCCGTCCAGAGAATGTTACTCCTCCCCTGACGTGTCAGAGCGATACCGCCTCCCCAAAGAATTTGTTCGGCGAGGGCAAGTCTGCTGCGCTTCATCCAAGGGCATGTTGTTTTCCCGAGGGGTGATTCACCAGGTCATCAGTCCCACCAGCGTTGAGGTGTACCATGTGGACTTTGGCATGGTCACCACTGTGCACACCGCTCACCTGATGTTCCTGAAGTAGAGACCTTATCACAATACTCATGATCATACAGTGCAGGTTTTACAGCTGAACTGGATGTTTTTGTCTTAGGGCATACTTTAACATTCTTCCAGCACAAGCTGTTCCATCATCACTTTTCGGAATCAAACCGACCAGTGTAAGTCTTCAGTTTGGGAAGTTTTACTTTGAAGTATCATaagtcaacctcggccaattgctccccttattattgattgcaattcgccttattaagtgataataaaccgtacaaatacaacacggcacatatttaatcACTTAActggcatgattttttttagtacaatgAATAGATATTTTCCATTCTGTAGGCATCAGTTGATTAGTTAATTAAATACGATTTTCGTCCATAAGGGCTTTGCTTTTATATTGTTCAAAGATaaattcaaaatacacacaacacgattcaaacaaaaatataataatataaaaagtgTCAAGCTGCAGGTGGCTAACCTCTACTCGGATTTGTGATTCCCAGGGTACCTGGACTTCCGAGGCTATTTCTTCGTTTGTTAGTCTTTGCTGTAATCATTCCCTCATGGCCGGTGTGGTCTGCTATGCTGGAGACGTGCTCCTACTCTACCTTTCTGATACCCACACTGAAGAGGATATCTTCATCCATCGTGTCCTTATCAACCAAGACTATGGGGAGGCCTGCAGCCCCTCTGCCAGTAAAGTAGTAAGTATTACAATGATGCAGTATCAATGTGGCATCAAagtatttttcctctttttctcaAAGGTATGCTGTAGGAAAAGAAATTAAGTGTCAGGAtatagattattattattatttttactttgaccCTATTTTTTCAAGTATCATATTTTGGTGATGACAACCTAATAGCTATATTTttagacaatttaaaaataactcaAAAGTAATGCAGCCAGGAAATGATTAAAGCAGGCCCAGCTGGTACCTTCTGGAGAAAtattatttacaaatattacgcGATATTTTTGTAGTATCTTTGATTTCTAAAGAGACTTAGGACCACTCAGGAATTTACAATAGCCGAAAAGCGTGACGGTGCCAAAAACACATGAAGATGTGATCGGATTTGAGCTCTGAAAATATTATTGTTCGCAAATACCTGGTACTGTATACCTGGCCCGGACAACTCAAGGCAAAAACAAAGTATATAATGTAGACtgcaacacttaaaaaaaaattacctgtCAATCATGTTGCACctttaaaaatgtctaaatgtcTTTTTGTACCATGGTATTATAACACTTAACCTGCTTATATACTcacaactttcttttttttttccagatgtgTGACCATATCAACCCTTTAAGTCTGTACTTAGGGGAGGGCACATTTTACTTGCCAGAAGTTAAAGAGGAGACCACTCAATCAGTTAAAACATCTAATCAGTCATTGCCAATCACAGTGGAGGAAATCTTTATTCAGCACACATTTTTTGATGTAAatcttttgtaattattttagcTTTCCTGAgactgaatgttttttgtttgtttgttataatCACCTTATCTCAATCTTAATTGTtttgtaggttgaagacaatgAAATGCCAGCCTTAGAGTTGATTGAAAACCAAAGCATCAGCGTAAATTACCAGGTACTATTCactatttttattattcctGTGAGCAAAAGTTGAAATCTAGCATGATTTTGAGCAGTGTTCCTCATTTTTCACGGGCTGGGCGAGGGCATGACTAAATACTAAAGCTGGCAAACGGATACCGattgggaaaaatgttttagaagaaatgtaattattttgaTGCTCTTTAGAATCCTTCACATATGGAAGAAAAACTGGAGTTTATTGGGATGGGGCCACATGAGAAAATCAATGACCCAGTCTTTCAGGGTAGGtaaaaacggtactcggacgattcgccgaaagacgtttcgccgacgttctctctctctctctctctctctctctctctctctctctctctctctctctctctctctctctctctctctctctctctcatgattataattttgagagcgagagattacctggttgctcgctttcaacagtaaactctctgtctctctctcataatatgacagcgagcgaacctggcgaccaaacgtccggtcgacggcccgtccgttctaccaaatgtccggtcgacgcccatccattctaccaaacatccggtcgaccaaacatccagtcgaccaaacgtccggtcgacgcccatccgttctaccaaacagccggtcgaccaaacatccagtcgaccaaacgtccggtcgacgcccatcccttctaccaaacatccggtcgaccaaacatccagtcgaccaaacgtccggtcgacgcccatccgttctaccaaacagccggtcgaccaaacatccagtcgaccaaacgtccggtcgacgcccatccgttctaccaaacagccggtcgaccaaacatccagtcgaccaaacgtccggtcgacgcccatcccttctaccaaacatccggtcgaccaaacatccagtcgaccaaacgtccggtcgacgcccatccgttctaccaaacagccggtcgaccaaacatccagtcgaccaaacgtccggtcgacgcccatccgttctaccaaatatCCGGTCGATCAAacatccagtcgaccaaacgtccggtcgacgcccatccgttctaccaaacagccggtcgaccaaacatccagtcgaccaaacgtctttcgacgaaacgtccggtgacGAGAGAGAATATGTAAAATTCAGGTGTGGAAGGTAAGTGCCTTACATACAGCAGTTGCACCAATTGTAAAAGTTAAAGTAATGTAAACACAACCAAATTTACTAAAGCATTGGTCATTTACTGTGCATTAACAGGTTGGGAACATGAAGAAGAGGAGAGAGGAGCTCGTTGCAATGTGACGACATGTTAAGTTTGACTCGTTTTAGTAATGCTACTGCACATCTTTTTCTATTTGGATTTTGCATTGAagcagaatgtttttttaatcagttcACCACGGCACATGGTAGGTATAAAAAGTCAAacaataagtttaaaaaagagGCCAAGTTCAACAGTTTGCTAACATTGATATGTACAACGTCAACttattgagttatttttttttagatgattaATAGCAAAATTGGAATGCGTATTGTAAAATTCCACCTAGTTTTTATTGGCACATAATTTAACTACAGCATTGGTCAGACAATAAGCCACACCCAACAATTTGTTGATAAATAGGCCCCACTGGACAATGAACCAAAAGTTTCCTATAGTGTTGCACCAAATTCCGATTTAAACATTTGACTGCACCATACATcgtaaatttaaaaagaaaagaaaaagtttttattcattcattaattttctgtaccgcttatctttACAAGGGTTGCacgggatgctggagcctatcctagccaactaccGGCACCTAGCAGGGGACCCCCTGAATTAATGGCCATGCCAATcgcaaaattaatgaatgaaaagtttTCAATTAATACTAAATTACTGCAAAGTCACTGCAGTGTCAAGTaatggtacccggacgtttggtcgtcggacaCTTGgtcaaacgtccgtttgacgaaacgtccggggaccaagtgtccgtcgaccaaacgtccgtcgaccaaacatccggtcacgcaaGTAATTATTATAATGACTTGGTCAGACTTAACTCGATGTTTGCCATTGAAGGTGCTCGACGTCTATTCAAATTGAATTGAGGGGTGTGTCTAGATTTGTGCTGCACAGGAAAATGAGTCCCCAGTATGCTTACAAACCCATGCTCACAAagaaggtgttaatcccgaatGCATAGTTTTGAATGTTGATCTTTCAGTCCTGCCTGGAAAAAATCTTTGTGTTGTACAATTTGTTTACTGGCGAAAGGTAAATTCTGATCATGCTGTTTTGAGTGATTCTTTCTATTTTTCCTCTTGAAAAAGATCTTTATCGAGTTGTTCTAGATAGTTTACTGGTAGAAAGGCTTTTACACATAATAGATTGGTCACATTTATGCACATGACAAACCACGTGCTACAAAAACTTTCCGTATGAACAGAAGTGTGTAGATGTTCATTGTATGTTTAAAggatatcaaaataaaaaaacgcatGTTGGACTGCACGtagtttgtgtgtatataatgGTTGCTCAGTTATTGCATCCAACGTTAGATTTATGACATCCGTGTACTTAATTGTAGCAGTATGCTAATAAACAATTTCGTGATAAAAGATCCGTAAGGTAATGTAGTGAGTTGGGCACCCCTACAGTACCCAGTCAATTAATACTCTGCATCACTGCTTCCTTCTATCAATTAGCTTATTAAATGGGTCATTATAATCACCtgtactgggaaaaaaaattaaaaatacctaccgtatttttcggattataagtcgcagttttttttccatagtttgcccgggggtgcgacttatactgtGGTGCGACAAATATGTatgtgaaattattaacacattatAATATCATTTCACATGTTATTTTCAAAGAGTGAAATATGCAGCTGAAAACGGTACTCGAGCAGCAGAAAGAAAGTTTGGAGTTAGCGAGAAACTTGTAAGGGACTGCCGAAAAGCAGAGGTTACTCTTactgaaatgaagaaaacaaaaaaaaaagttaattgcgTCTACCTCCCGAGTTggagttgtttaaaagtgacactgaggatgaatatttcattggatttagtgatttggagtgaaactgatagtttggtaaacttgttagcatggtctttatgctagagttatctgaagaactcttaatatgttacgtcgttactaacattaccaggcatgtcagtcatgtaacgttagtataccgtacacttattcagcctgttgttctcaattttattttaattttaaattacctttcaaaatgacatgtttttggtgttggattttatcaagtacatttcccccaaaaatgtgactaatacttcagtgcgacttatgtatgttttttccTTATTAATTACGCATTTTtgactggtgcgacttatactcaggtgcgacttatactcccgaaaatacggtatataaagtGGTGTGCAAAAGTTTTGGGACCTCTAATGATTTTCAAGACTATCCTTTTTAAATCATCGGTTGTATGGATCAGCAATTtctgtgatatatatatatatataaattaaacagTACACAAACTGTTATTTTAGAAGTGAACAAATTTATAAACCATTAATAAAGGGAACATGTTAAATCATTGGGATCCCCAAACGTTTTCATATCATTGTAATGTTCCACACATGTTGTTTAGGTATCATCTTTACTGGTGATGCATGTAGTCAACAATCACAGAATGTACATGGGCCGCTATTTGCGCACCAATGTGCAAGATTTCATTTGTCATTGTACATGGAGGAAGGGCCTGGTCAGGCAGACGCACACTTAACCATATTAAAGTGAGAGAAGTAATGTAGTTGCAGGGCAATTAGCGTGTGTGCTGAATGAAACAGCGAGATGTGATTGCTTTGAGTTAGTCTCAAAACCCGAGGAAGAAGGCCCTCTCACGTTTTTTCCAGCAAATCTATTTTGTTTccttggcatcaatcaaagctgcATGCACAtcctgttttgtgttttttgtttaactAAATTGTACTGAATTTATTCCACTTGGCTGTATTTGTTCTGGTTTTATTTGTAGTATTTAATGCAGGTACAGTACTGTTTTTACAATAGTATTTTTAgtctcaaacaaacatttgatgCACTTTAGTAAATGTGCAAACTCCTTTTTTCAAGAGGTTCTTATGATCAGAAAGCTTGCTAAATATACACTAGactgcatttaaaaatattctgGAGAATTTTGAATTAATTCCAAAGTTATATTACAGTCACAAACAAATATAGAAATACATTTGGTTTCCAGAATGAACACATTGTAAGTTGCCAAAATATgtggtaaataaaaataacatctcacAATGACTGCCAATCTTAaagtcacagaaaaaaattggaccCTTGTTGGTCCAATGTAAATTTTCTAAAAAGTTATTCAAAATTTGTAGTAACTGTAGGTTGTCTGACATTTCTGGAATTATCGGAACCAATTCACTAAGGCTAGAAGAGGTTGCTGCATTGCATTATGCAAACTATGTAAACATAATACATGCTGAAAGGTCGCCATGCATGCTGCTGACATTTTGTCCTCTGAGGCTCTGTGGACATTGACAATGCAGACgagtgctgctgcctctttcttTAAGACCAGCTGTGAATCTGTTCTAGCCTGATATGATGTATGGCTGACTTTTTTTTGGTGGGCTAATCCTACAGTGTTATACAAAACTGCAGATTGACTACAACAAAAATCGAGACATAACAATACTCATCATTggttggattggttggaacattTATTTCTTaccgtattcggaaaatttcttgattgcagtagcaagacacacaagacattgtagacctaggtaaaaaactggagccacacacaggaagtccacaaggcggggaccttctgcagactgagactcaGGTTTCCCTCAGTAGTCttgaggttttaaagatcatcttgaCACCATAACGTACAATCTACAAAGGTTTGCCGTCGTTTTACTGTGTATTGTATGAAAATTGCTATTACGCAAATATTTTGTCAATAATGGCCTTTTTCTATCGATTGATGTGCTGGAGATCTCACGATCTGAGCTCACCAGAAATAACAGACCAAGATGATGGGTGGTCAAGTCCAGGACGACACTAACACCTTCAAAATGTCAACTGAACCAAAATTGTTCTCAGGTAAACAACCCTACTagatatataatatgtatttgtatttattaaataaatatataatatttccaaatataaaattcaattaccctggtgggttccaacttttctgtgtggtgtttgcatgttcattccgaacctgcgtgggttttctccgggtactctgactCCCACATGCCAATACCATGCATGCCAagatggttgaacactttagATTGTCCTTGGGTATGTGTCTGAGCATTAATGCTTGTTTATCTGTTTGTGACCTGCATTTGGCTGGCAACCATATCAGGGTGTATCCCGCCTATTGcccctagttagctgggataagctccagcacccctcaggtcccccgtgaggataagcggaacggaaaatgattaattattgggccagaaaaaaatactgaaagttAAAATTTGAGTCTCTTTGTCACATTTGCATGGTTAAAATGCATTTGAGATCCATTACTGTCAACGGCAGAAAATGTATCAATTTTGAGAAACAATTGAGACAGTACTGTATGATGAAAGTGACAATGCTTACAGTCTGTACTGTGACTGCACATTGCGCTAGGATGCATAACGGGGACCTGCCGTCATATCTGCATATCGATTATTTGCGGCTGCCATAAATACACTTTAATGGAAGTGTCAGAGTGTGCGATTGCATATTAACTGGGGTGGGGGCTCAGCTGTAGCTGCAAAAGAACacagaccacatgtgagagaAAACAGGTACCAACTGCATACTTGATGAAGATGGACATCGTTTGTctctttaaattttattttttttctagttcgTTCCATTTCCAGGTATTATCTGAGTTTCTTTCACACGTGTGAAGAAAACAACCTCAAAACAATGATTAAGTTATTTTATATGCTTATTTGTAGTGTAAACATATGTAGAGTGGTGAAAAACTATACCAAACTAATACAGCCTGCCTTTTTCAaatttgtacagtttttcaaTCATTCACCTGTGATATATATATCCATGGTCATGGTATAATTTATATCAATTATTATGAAGTTTATTTGTGTTCTTTGAagaaccatttttttcctggtcaTTTACACTAAACCTTGTCTTTGGGCTTTGTCAGGGAATGGACAACACCTAGTATAAATTACCTTCCTTTCGAAGACGGTtgcacagttgtttttatattgtATGCAATATCACGTTGCATCAAATGGCTAGAGAATATGTATGTCTTCAATTTTGCattcacttatcctcacaagggtttggggtttgctgtagcctatccttGCTTGTATGTTTTTTATTCTCATTCATGGTCACTCAAAGTGGAAATAATTAGT
Above is a genomic segment from Stigmatopora argus isolate UIUO_Sarg chromosome 8, RoL_Sarg_1.0, whole genome shotgun sequence containing:
- the tdrd5 gene encoding tudor domain-containing protein 5 isoform X4, with product MNHDSMLEKLRKNIHSLLISSGVDMDADMLRRDYETMIGHPLPLKPLGFRNVMDMVYEMPDVVSVHLKEDGRTILKAVGHESTRHIEKLVSKQRTSVAGNRRKFRNSHQSKVVPPRRGAAPLAIPPQFRAQLRLLLSQGPLRLSELETSFRQRFGSMLLVHDLGFHSIGEMLEAATDLVTIQQGRYGSILTLREQMMPRPFNMQQSHRAVPTTMNASVEIPRKFQVAAGSSGNECSSEFNDNLQLTDRNPEPQALLCPKGQHFHERSLKRQEQFRLKIVENGLAAAICHKFKEKLLKVISQSSCEISVSNLSEEYKRFWDEELPLKKNGYVSVTELVDSISDIVDIRCVDEDGKLNWTVNNIQVSAPLHSDDPVANQPETGFSTTESLWECGSDDGHSESQDENKDDEQLTMAHQVKQEEIFELCASISVCHTTVPLDALQNQHLKRPTTHDAFEVSPVRVVHVESPALFYIAFIEGWETRTFENMKVEMRECYSSPDVSERYRLPKEFVRRGQVCCASSKGMLFSRGVIHQVISPTSVEVYHVDFGMVTTVHTAHLMFLKAYFNILPAQAVPSSLFGIKPTSGTWTSEAISSFVSLCCNHSLMAGVVCYAGDVLLLYLSDTHTEEDIFIHRVLINQDYGEACSPSASKVMCDHINPLSLYLGEGTFYLPEVKEETTQSVKTSNQSLPITVEEIFIQHTFFDVEDNEMPALELIENQSISVNYQNPSHMEEKLEFIGMGPHEKINDPVFQASEPGDQTSGRRPVRSTKCPVDAHPFYQTSGRPNIQSTKRPVDAHPFYQTAGRPNIQSTKRPVDAHPFYQTSGRPNIQSTKRPVDAHPFYQTAGRPNIQSTKRPVDAHPFYQTAGRPNIQSTKRPVDAHPFYQTSGRPNIQSTKRPVDAHPFYQTAGRPNIQSTKRPVDAHPFYQISGRSNIQSTKRPVDAHPFYQTAGRPNIQSTKRLSTKRPVTRENM
- the tdrd5 gene encoding tudor domain-containing protein 5 isoform X3; the protein is MWCHLQNHFNTLFFHAKGPTGPSIWQGIKSVVGKMNHDSMLEKLRKNIHSLLISSGVDMDADMLRRDYETMIGHPLPLKPLGFRNVMDMVYEMPDVVSVHLKEDGRTILKAVGHESTRHIEKLVSKQRTSVAGNRRKFRNSHQSKVVPPRRGAAPLAIPPQFRAQLRLLLSQGPLRLSELETSFRQRFGSMLLVHDLGFHSIGEMLEAATDLVTIQQGRYGSILTLREQMMPRPFNMQQSHRAVPTTMNASVEIPRKFQDRNPEPQALLCPKGQHFHERSLKRQEQFRLKIVENGLAAAICHKFKEKLLKVISQSSCEISVSNLSEEYKRFWDEELPLKKNGYVSVTELVDSISDIVDIRCVDEDGKLNWTVNNIQVSAPLHSDDPVANQPETGFSTTESLWECGSDDGHSESQDENKDDEQLTMAHQVKQEEIFELCASISVCHTTVPLDALQNQHLKRPTTHDAFEVSPVRVVHVESPALFYIAFIEGWETRTFENMKVEMRECYSSPDVSERYRLPKEFVRRGQVCCASSKGMLFSRGVIHQVISPTSVEVYHVDFGMVTTVHTAHLMFLKAYFNILPAQAVPSSLFGIKPTSGTWTSEAISSFVSLCCNHSLMAGVVCYAGDVLLLYLSDTHTEEDIFIHRVLINQDYGEACSPSASKVMCDHINPLSLYLGEGTFYLPEVKEETTQSVKTSNQSLPITVEEIFIQHTFFDVEDNEMPALELIENQSISVNYQNPSHMEEKLEFIGMGPHEKINDPVFQASEPGDQTSGRRPVRSTKCPVDAHPFYQTSGRPNIQSTKRPVDAHPFYQTAGRPNIQSTKRPVDAHPFYQTSGRPNIQSTKRPVDAHPFYQTAGRPNIQSTKRPVDAHPFYQTAGRPNIQSTKRPVDAHPFYQTSGRPNIQSTKRPVDAHPFYQTAGRPNIQSTKRPVDAHPFYQISGRSNIQSTKRPVDAHPFYQTAGRPNIQSTKRLSTKRPVTRENM